One uncultured Caproiciproducens sp. DNA segment encodes these proteins:
- a CDS encoding cell division protein ZapA, with amino-acid sequence MSKNRVKLNICGCECVIGSDDSESYVRSIGDEVEKAMEDITGKNDRVSITMAAIITALRFCDESHKSANGADNLRSQIKDYLEDSSHARMEAEEARREIERMKREVQTLRARLSEDGEPAADKPGEEVRVQKPVVPGSPVQRPQAGSYSRVVQKPGVTAEQEGFMSFFEKKNDEQ; translated from the coding sequence ATGAGTAAAAACAGAGTGAAATTGAACATTTGCGGCTGTGAGTGCGTGATCGGCTCGGACGACAGCGAAAGCTATGTGCGCTCAATCGGCGACGAAGTAGAAAAGGCCATGGAGGATATCACCGGCAAAAACGACCGGGTCTCTATTACCATGGCGGCAATCATTACGGCTCTGCGCTTTTGCGACGAATCTCACAAATCCGCGAACGGGGCCGATAATCTGCGCTCGCAGATCAAAGACTATCTTGAGGATTCCTCCCACGCCCGCATGGAAGCAGAGGAAGCCAGACGTGAAATAGAGCGCATGAAGCGCGAAGTTCAAACCCTGCGCGCCCGCCTTTCAGAGGACGGAGAACCCGCCGCGGACAAGCCCGGCGAAGAGGTTCGCGTACAAAAACCGGTTGTTCCAGGTTCCCCTGTGCAAAGGCCGCAGGCGGGCAGCTACTCCCGTGTTGTGCAAAAGCCGGGCGTCACCGCCGAGCAGGAAGGCTTTATGAGCTTTTTTGAGAAGAAAAATGACGAACAATAA
- a CDS encoding DUF4321 domain-containing protein, with the protein MKKNGIKTLLLIILLVLAVVLGQIIGASCTGIKYFSWLGAAAKFGLSTVELNLSVVKITFGMMIGINVAQAILLLAAILTYIKIKVKD; encoded by the coding sequence ATGAAAAAAAATGGCATAAAAACACTTTTGTTGATTATTTTGCTTGTATTAGCGGTGGTTTTGGGGCAGATTATTGGTGCATCCTGTACCGGGATAAAATATTTTTCCTGGCTGGGCGCTGCAGCAAAATTCGGTCTGTCAACCGTGGAGCTCAATCTTTCCGTGGTGAAAATTACGTTCGGCATGATGATCGGGATAAACGTAGCGCAGGCAATTTTGCTGCTGGCTGCGATTTTAACTTATATTAAAATAAAAGTGAAGGATTAG
- a CDS encoding DUF3656 domain-containing protein has protein sequence MTNNKMEVLAPAGSPESLTAAVRAGADAVYLGGSAFSARAGAKNFDDGELKTAVEYCHARGVKVYLAVNTVLLQDELQKALDFISYACTLPVDALLVQDTGLIWLLQKCAPGLRMHASTQMSIHTPLGASALYKAGLKRVVLARELSLREMAEIHEASPVELEAFVHGALCMSVSGQCYFSSVLGSRSGNRGLCAQPCRLPFSVTGGTGHDLSLKDLSMICRMDELSQAGIVSAKIEGRMKRPEYVAAAAHACRLAADGEPVPPELVENLGAVFSRSGFTTGYVDGKLGRDMFGIRSKEDVTGATSAVFSELHGLYNREYQRNPVYFHLTIQKDQPVVLLAADSDGRTARATLGETPQPAVNRPIDEERCAGQLKKTGGTPFYAERVTCEIGEGLSVPVSSLNNLRRAALEKLEQTRRNHPAIPFQMCQIPLSNNHMAKKMKLRARFAGAVLPPSAKKCEIVYLPYNTDFNTIRELKENGYPVALEIPRGMFGLENAVKNRLEAAKTAGITDVWAGNLGAAELARELGLNVHGGFSLNITNTAALEWYREFGLADAELSFELMLQQAAAIGGELPRGLLLYGRLPLMLTRNCPAANADGCQNCRTAPFLTDRRGIRFPVQCHGACSEVLNSVPLYMADRLNEVRNQDFGVLRFTTESTEEAEELIGRYLTGAPDDGEHTRGLYYRGIE, from the coding sequence ATGACGAACAATAAAATGGAGGTCCTGGCTCCCGCCGGATCGCCGGAAAGCCTGACCGCCGCGGTGCGCGCGGGGGCGGACGCGGTGTATTTGGGCGGCAGCGCATTCAGTGCGCGGGCCGGCGCCAAAAACTTTGACGACGGCGAATTAAAAACCGCCGTGGAATATTGCCATGCCCGCGGGGTAAAAGTATATCTTGCGGTGAATACGGTTCTTTTGCAGGACGAGCTGCAAAAAGCGCTCGATTTCATTTCCTACGCCTGCACTTTGCCGGTAGACGCCCTTTTGGTGCAGGACACGGGCCTGATCTGGCTTTTGCAGAAATGCGCGCCCGGTCTGCGGATGCACGCTTCAACCCAGATGAGCATCCACACACCGCTCGGCGCTTCGGCGCTTTATAAGGCAGGCCTCAAGCGCGTCGTGCTTGCCCGCGAGCTTTCGCTCAGGGAAATGGCTGAAATCCATGAGGCGTCCCCTGTTGAACTGGAAGCTTTTGTCCACGGCGCTTTGTGTATGTCGGTGAGCGGGCAGTGCTATTTCAGCTCGGTACTCGGCTCCCGCAGCGGAAACCGCGGCCTTTGCGCACAACCCTGCCGCCTGCCGTTTTCCGTTACCGGCGGAACGGGGCACGATTTGAGTTTAAAAGATCTTTCCATGATCTGCCGCATGGACGAATTGAGCCAGGCAGGCATTGTCAGTGCAAAAATAGAAGGCCGTATGAAGCGGCCGGAATACGTTGCCGCGGCGGCGCACGCGTGCCGTCTTGCGGCGGACGGAGAACCGGTACCGCCGGAACTGGTTGAAAATCTGGGCGCGGTGTTTTCGCGTTCCGGCTTTACCACCGGATATGTGGACGGCAAACTCGGGCGCGACATGTTCGGCATCCGCTCCAAGGAAGACGTAACCGGCGCGACAAGCGCGGTCTTTTCCGAACTGCACGGCCTTTACAACCGTGAATATCAACGAAATCCCGTATATTTTCATTTAACGATTCAAAAAGATCAGCCGGTCGTCCTGCTTGCTGCGGACAGCGACGGCAGAACGGCCCGCGCTACTCTTGGCGAAACGCCCCAGCCGGCGGTCAACCGCCCCATTGATGAGGAACGCTGCGCCGGGCAGCTGAAAAAAACGGGCGGCACGCCGTTTTATGCCGAACGCGTCACTTGTGAAATCGGGGAAGGACTTTCCGTTCCGGTTTCGTCGCTGAACAATCTGCGCCGCGCCGCGCTGGAAAAACTGGAGCAGACGCGCAGGAACCATCCCGCAATTCCGTTTCAAATGTGCCAAATTCCGCTGTCCAACAACCACATGGCAAAAAAAATGAAGCTTCGCGCGCGTTTTGCAGGAGCCGTTCTGCCGCCGAGCGCAAAAAAATGTGAAATTGTTTATCTTCCGTACAATACGGATTTCAATACAATAAGGGAATTAAAGGAAAACGGCTACCCCGTGGCCCTTGAAATTCCGCGCGGCATGTTCGGTCTGGAGAATGCTGTAAAAAACCGTCTGGAAGCCGCCAAAACCGCCGGAATCACCGACGTGTGGGCCGGAAACCTCGGCGCGGCGGAGCTTGCCCGCGAACTCGGCCTGAATGTTCACGGCGGATTTTCCCTGAACATCACCAATACGGCTGCGCTGGAATGGTACCGTGAATTCGGCCTTGCGGACGCGGAGCTTTCGTTTGAACTGATGCTGCAGCAGGCCGCGGCCATCGGCGGGGAACTGCCGCGCGGCCTGCTGCTTTACGGCCGTCTGCCGCTGATGCTGACGCGCAACTGCCCCGCGGCAAACGCGGACGGATGCCAAAACTGCAGGACCGCGCCGTTTCTGACCGACCGCAGGGGAATCCGGTTCCCCGTGCAGTGTCATGGCGCGTGCAGTGAGGTTTTAAACTCCGTGCCGCTTTACATGGCCGACCGGCTGAACGAGGTGCGCAATCAGGATTTCGGCGTTCTGCGCTTTACCACCGAATCCACAGAAGAGGCGGAGGAGCTCATCGGCCGGTATCTGACCGGCGCCCCGGACGACGGGGAGCATACCCGCGGACTTTACTACAGGGGAATCGAATAG
- the dut gene encoding dUTP diphosphatase, producing MINTVLKIKKLNKHAVMPTRASEGAAGLDLYACLDTPLTIEPRGLYKIPTGIAIALPDENTVGLIFARSGLGVNHGISLPNAVGVIDSDYRGEILVGITNCSDKPYTLKPGERCAQLVIMPVLLPFIEETDELDETVRGAGAFGSTGKQGIHK from the coding sequence ATGATCAATACCGTTTTAAAAATAAAAAAGCTGAATAAACATGCAGTAATGCCGACCCGCGCAAGCGAGGGCGCGGCAGGTCTTGATTTGTATGCCTGTCTGGACACGCCGCTCACCATTGAACCGCGCGGCCTTTATAAAATTCCCACGGGAATTGCCATTGCGCTGCCGGATGAAAACACCGTCGGGCTGATTTTTGCCCGAAGCGGACTCGGCGTGAACCACGGCATCTCTCTTCCCAACGCGGTCGGCGTCATCGACAGCGACTACCGCGGCGAAATTCTGGTCGGAATTACCAATTGCAGCGACAAACCCTACACGCTGAAGCCCGGCGAACGCTGCGCTCAGCTTGTAATAATGCCGGTGCTTCTCCCCTTCATTGAGGAAACGGACGAGCTTGACGAAACCGTCCGCGGCGCGGGCGCTTTTGGTTCCACCGGAAAACAGGGGATACATAAATGA